CGTTCGTACCACACCTCTTCCCAGTCTTGGCGGCGGTTGCGCTCCCACTGGGGGATCTCCGTGCGCACGCGTTCGAACACCTCGGCTGTCTCCAGTGGCTCCCCGCTGTCCTCGACCGTCTGGATCACCGTCTCGGCCGCGTAGACGCGTTCCCGGAAGGCGCCCGCGACGTCGTCAACGGGATCTCGTCGCTGGTAGTATTTCCCGTCGGCTTCGGCAACCTGTCCGAGCGCACGCAGGAACGTGATCCACTCGCGGGCCACATCACGACTGTCAATGCCGGTGTCGGCCATGAGCAGTCCACAGCAGTCGTCCTCGCTGCTCGGAACCAGTGGGAGTGTCCGTGTGGCCGTCTCGATGAACGACTGCTGCCGTAGCTCAGGAACGACTTTGAATCTCACAGTCCGAACGACTCCACCAGAATCTCCTCGTTCACGCTGCCGAACGACCGGGTCGGTCCCCCGACGACGTCGACGGTCACCTGTGCCGGTGCGAACACCGACGCTGGAAGCTCTTCGAACGCCCAGTCGACCTCATCAAACACGGTTTCGAGGGGAGTGCCGTATTCTTCGGGTGCGCTTGAAACCAGTTTCGAGAACAGCTCCGATCCGGCGTCAGATTCGACGGTAAGATGCACCTGACCGCCGTAAACGAGCGCGTCGTTCGTCCGGGCGATCGATCGCTCTTCGCTCTCTGCGACGGGCGCAACGGGTGCCCGTGACGACACCGATAGGATGTCGAGCGGGTCGTACCCCAGTTCGAACGCCCGGAACGTCGCAAGCTCTCCCGCCCGCGCGGCCATCGTTACACTCCCCGCGATGCTCGCGGTCGAAGCGGTGGGAAGAAACACCTGTCCCGCCTCCGTGTCGCACATAGTCGCTACGTGGGCCGCGACAGCCGGCGTCGGCAGCGAATCGGATTCGATCGCCAACACCGCGAAATCGAACGCGTCGGCGTACGCCAACTGGCGAAACTCCTCTTCTGTGGCGACGAGTGCACGGGCAGGACCACTCCCGAGTCCTTCATACACTGTCTCATCAGCGTCAGACGCCGATTCATCACCGATCGACAGCTCCCATCCCGCCTTCTGCGAGCAGAGCAACGAGAACGCAGGGTGGTCCGTCGAGAGATCGACTACCGGTCTGGGCGTTCCGCCAATCTCGCTGATTGACGAACTCACGGTTGCCAATCCGGCGGTTTGGATCTCTGTGAGCAACAATCCAGCTTCGGTCCCGCCGATCGCCTCGACACCGAAATCGAGCACGGTCGTCCCCGATTCGAGTTCGTAGGCGTCGATCGCCAACTCGTCGGTGAATTCGAGGGCCTCGTCCACGAGCTCGGTCGCCATCCGATTGAGACTCTCCATGTGTACACCTTCGGTGGGGGTGATAAACCGGTTGTTGGTCCGTCCGCGGCTCACCGCTCGCTCGACGCTTCCCGTCCCAGATGGCGCTCGACGCTTTCGACCTTCTCGCTTGCCGATTGATCGACCGTCCGTTTGTCGTCGATCTTCAACACGGTGCTCACGCGGTCCCCATCGACGGCCGTGTGAGCCGCCTCAACCGCCTCGAACAGTTCGCTCACATCCTCCGCCTCGATCACAGTCCCCATCGGGTTCGTCTCGTACGACACGTCGAACCCTTCTAGAACCTCCACGGCGTTGGCTATCTCCTCGCTCATACTCCCTTCCTGTACCGGAGCGACACTCAATAGCGCGATCACGGACATGGTACTCCGTTACTCCCCCAACGGCCGTAAGCGTACTGCGTCGTGACAACCGCTCGTGTTCATCGGACTTGTCACACACTTGTCTCTGACTACGCTGTCGAACCCAACACAGAGCGATCAATCACAAAACATTTATAATATTATTTATTGTCATTAAGATATGGAATATGACTCGTAAGCGTGTTATTATTATATTCGTGGTGCTAGTTATGTTGACGGGATGTTTCGGTACGGATCTCGCGGGAATCGAGAGCGATGACAGTGGCGAGCCGTCGCTGGAGCGCCAAGGTGGTGCCCCAAGCTCCGAGGACCAACGTGCGTCTGGGGATTCAGCGGAGACGAACCCGCCGGTCCAGCGCGCTGTGATCCGGAACGGCACCGTTCATAGTCAGGTCCCGGATTTCGACAGCGCACGGCAGAACCTTACTGCGGTGATCCGCGAGCAGGGCGGTTACGTGAGTGACTCGACCGAGTACACGAGCGGCTCAACCGAGACTCGACACACCAATGGTCGGATCGTGTACCGCGTTCCTGCGAAGAACTTCACGGTCGCGCTCGACCGCGTCAAGCGAGAGGGTGAGGTGATCCGATCGCACACGAACACGACGGACGTGACCGATCGAATCGCCGATCTCGACGCCCGGTTGAAGAATCTGCGCGCCCAGCGCAACCGAACTCGAACGCTGTACGAGCAAGCCAACGACACGGAGGACGTGCTCGCGGTCGGTGAGCGACTCTCCTCGGTCCAAGAGCGGATCGAACGGCTTGAAGCCCGTCAGCAGG
The sequence above is drawn from the Halocatena salina genome and encodes:
- the mch gene encoding methenyltetrahydromethanopterin cyclohydrolase, coding for MESLNRMATELVDEALEFTDELAIDAYELESGTTVLDFGVEAIGGTEAGLLLTEIQTAGLATVSSSISEIGGTPRPVVDLSTDHPAFSLLCSQKAGWELSIGDESASDADETVYEGLGSGPARALVATEEEFRQLAYADAFDFAVLAIESDSLPTPAVAAHVATMCDTEAGQVFLPTASTASIAGSVTMAARAGELATFRAFELGYDPLDILSVSSRAPVAPVAESEERSIARTNDALVYGGQVHLTVESDAGSELFSKLVSSAPEEYGTPLETVFDEVDWAFEELPASVFAPAQVTVDVVGGPTRSFGSVNEEILVESFGL
- a CDS encoding MTH1187 family thiamine-binding protein, producing MSVIALLSVAPVQEGSMSEEIANAVEVLEGFDVSYETNPMGTVIEAEDVSELFEAVEAAHTAVDGDRVSTVLKIDDKRTVDQSASEKVESVERHLGREASSER
- a CDS encoding DUF4349 domain-containing protein, whose amino-acid sequence is MLTGCFGTDLAGIESDDSGEPSLERQGGAPSSEDQRASGDSAETNPPVQRAVIRNGTVHSQVPDFDSARQNLTAVIREQGGYVSDSTEYTSGSTETRHTNGRIVYRVPAKNFTVALDRVKREGEVIRSHTNTTDVTDRIADLDARLKNLRAQRNRTRTLYEQANDTEDVLAVGERLSSVQERIERLEARQQALEDRVSYATLTVRLEEPVPTDDAPRAWYETGVVDAFLGSVGGVVVAARALLVGTAYALPYLIAFGLPLVGLGVLLRRWRD